In the Alkaliphilus oremlandii OhILAs genome, one interval contains:
- the asnA gene encoding aspartate--ammonia ligase — MKERLIVPEGYEPSLSIKETEVAIKQLKDFFERELAKTLNLTRVSAPLFVCPETGMNDNLNGVERPVSFDIKDIKGQYVEIVHSLAKWKRMALGRYGFEVGEGLYTDMDAIRRDEDLDNIHSIYVDQWDWEKIITKEERTEAKLKEIVERIYEVFKRTGDYVEKLYPELKNILPEKITFITSQELEDRYPGLSSKDREHAIAKEYGAVFIMKIGGKLLSGERHDGRAPDYDDWELNGDILFWNPLLNIGLELSSMGIRVDEDTLEKQLSIAGCEDRKKLDFHRLVLEKKLPYTVGGGIGQSRICMFFLQKAHIGEVQASIWSKEMIDFCEKHHMPLL; from the coding sequence ATGAAAGAGAGATTAATTGTTCCAGAAGGATATGAACCTTCTCTAAGCATTAAAGAAACAGAGGTAGCCATTAAACAATTAAAGGACTTTTTTGAAAGAGAGTTAGCCAAAACATTAAATCTAACCAGAGTTTCTGCACCGCTATTCGTCTGCCCTGAAACGGGAATGAATGATAACTTAAATGGTGTAGAAAGACCAGTATCCTTTGATATTAAAGATATCAAAGGTCAATATGTGGAAATCGTACACTCCTTAGCGAAATGGAAGCGTATGGCTTTAGGACGTTATGGCTTTGAAGTTGGCGAGGGTCTATATACCGATATGGATGCCATCAGAAGGGATGAAGATTTAGACAACATCCATTCCATCTATGTGGATCAATGGGACTGGGAAAAAATAATTACGAAGGAAGAAAGAACGGAAGCAAAGTTAAAGGAAATTGTTGAGCGCATCTATGAAGTTTTTAAGCGCACTGGTGATTACGTTGAAAAGCTCTATCCAGAATTGAAAAATATATTGCCAGAGAAAATAACCTTTATTACTTCACAAGAATTAGAGGATCGATATCCCGGTCTTTCCTCTAAAGATAGAGAACATGCCATCGCTAAGGAATACGGTGCAGTATTTATTATGAAGATTGGCGGAAAACTGCTGTCTGGAGAAAGACACGATGGCAGAGCACCGGATTACGATGATTGGGAGCTCAATGGGGATATCTTATTCTGGAATCCTTTATTAAACATCGGACTGGAGCTTTCATCTATGGGAATTCGGGTGGACGAGGATACCCTTGAAAAACAATTAAGCATCGCTGGATGTGAAGATCGAAAGAAACTAGATTTTCATCGATTGGTTTTAGAAAAGAAGCTGCCTTATACAGTTGGCGGCGGCATTGGTCAATCCAGAATCTGTATGTTCTTTTTACAGAAGGCCCATATCGGAGAGGTACAAGCAAGTATTTGGTCTAAGGAAATGATCGATTTTTGTGAAAAACATCATATGCCATTGCTGTAA
- a CDS encoding ABC transporter ATP-binding protein yields MIKRFAQYYKGHLPLFYLDFTCAFLMAGLELVFPSVVRLMIDDILPSKNLNSIIMTGVGLLVLYIASAALQYIVDYWGHVLGTRIEYDMRKDLFNHTQKLSFNYFDNTKTGHIMSRIVNDLNEISELAHHGPEDLFIASVTLIGSFIILLNIHVPLALITFAIVPIMLGYAIMKNKKMQATFRQMRMKIADVNAQVEDSISGIRVVKSFTNEWYEEEKFESGNFSFRESKEDSYKVMASFFVGVSFFSNLINLVVMVFGGIFVYYNQLTPGELVGFLLYVSMFMQPIRKLTTLIENYQKGMSGFARFVDTLNIDPDIKDDPKAICIEKVKGEVEFDNVTFSYNNRENVLNNISLSIKPGETVAFVGPSGGGKTTLCSLIPRFYEVDKGSVKIDGIDIRMITQRSLRENIGIVQQDVFLFSGTVRDNIEYGHIGATEEEIIEAAKKANAHEFIMSLEDGYNTYIGERGVKLSGGQKQRLSIARIFLKNPPVLILDEATSALDNETEKVIQDSLFDLSKNRTTLIIAHRLATIKNADRIVVLTDEGIEEEGTHKELLEKDGIYTRLYTAQFDGFM; encoded by the coding sequence ATGATCAAACGTTTTGCACAATACTATAAGGGTCATCTACCATTATTCTATCTGGATTTTACGTGTGCATTCTTAATGGCTGGATTAGAATTAGTTTTTCCCAGTGTGGTCAGATTGATGATCGATGATATTTTACCGTCCAAGAACTTGAATTCAATTATAATGACAGGGGTAGGGCTGTTGGTATTATACATTGCCAGCGCTGCTCTTCAATATATCGTTGATTATTGGGGACATGTTTTAGGAACAAGGATAGAATATGATATGAGAAAGGATTTATTCAATCATACGCAGAAATTATCCTTTAATTATTTCGATAATACAAAAACAGGACATATTATGTCTCGTATTGTAAATGATTTAAATGAGATTTCAGAACTAGCCCACCATGGACCAGAAGATCTTTTCATCGCTTCCGTAACACTCATTGGTTCCTTTATTATTCTGCTGAATATTCATGTGCCTTTGGCGCTGATCACATTTGCTATCGTGCCAATTATGCTTGGATACGCTATTATGAAGAATAAAAAGATGCAAGCAACCTTTAGACAGATGAGGATGAAGATTGCCGATGTCAATGCACAGGTTGAGGACAGTATTTCTGGTATTCGAGTGGTGAAGTCCTTTACCAACGAATGGTATGAAGAAGAGAAATTTGAAAGTGGAAATTTTAGTTTTAGAGAATCCAAAGAAGATTCGTACAAGGTAATGGCTAGTTTCTTTGTGGGCGTATCTTTCTTCTCTAATTTAATCAATCTAGTGGTAATGGTTTTTGGTGGCATATTTGTATACTACAATCAACTAACACCTGGAGAACTGGTAGGGTTCTTGCTGTACGTATCCATGTTTATGCAACCAATCCGTAAGCTCACCACATTAATAGAGAACTATCAAAAAGGAATGTCTGGGTTTGCTAGATTTGTAGATACCTTGAATATCGATCCAGATATCAAGGATGATCCAAAGGCAATCTGCATAGAAAAGGTGAAGGGCGAAGTAGAATTCGATAATGTAACCTTTAGCTATAACAATAGGGAAAATGTATTGAATAACATCAGCCTTTCCATTAAGCCAGGGGAAACCGTTGCATTTGTAGGACCGTCTGGGGGCGGAAAAACAACATTATGCAGTCTTATTCCTAGGTTCTATGAAGTAGATAAGGGCAGTGTTAAAATCGATGGTATAGATATTCGAATGATTACCCAAAGATCTTTAAGAGAAAATATTGGCATTGTTCAGCAGGATGTGTTCTTATTCTCGGGAACAGTAAGAGACAATATCGAGTATGGGCATATTGGTGCCACAGAGGAAGAAATTATAGAGGCTGCTAAGAAGGCCAATGCCCATGAATTTATCATGTCTTTAGAAGATGGATACAATACGTATATTGGAGAGCGTGGTGTAAAGCTATCCGGCGGACAGAAGCAAAGGCTGTCCATCGCTCGAATCTTTTTAAAGAATCCACCAGTTCTTATATTAGATGAGGCAACATCAGCACTGGACAACGAAACAGAAAAAGTGATTCAAGACTCCTTATTCGATTTATCTAAAAACAGAACCACATTGATTATTGCACATCGTTTGGCTACGATTAAGAATGCAGATCGAATCGTTGTTTTAACAGATGAAGGAATTGAAGAAGAAGGAACCCATAAGGAGCTTCTAGAGAAAGACGGTATTTATACAAGGCTGTATACCGCTCAATTTGATGGATTCATGTAA
- a CDS encoding helix-turn-helix domain-containing protein, whose translation MEYYVGYKIRALRKKKQMSQQELCGDFMNRSILSRIENNRMEPSLHQIIYIANKLDTPIHYFFYDVDYTENIPSDVQSVTHELQNLFVKESFHKIIDFFNDNHDEFKKLNDFNKYYYLGMSCYHDRINKESLRHLRKYVNLYIRNSDAIQSQYIINFGNALNTLCKIMIVNNNYEKGRHYLYMAIKYLIKYNSSNSFIYFVVINNLSYIYNQILQYEKTILLIENFLRLNTSLSYRSIVPQLHLLINKAYSSIGNYEMALHHIKKSILLLSYEEDQYELGRCYINYINDLRYSLLFEDAFKVVSDCLNQYANDSTLYVRFLVQKVILLFYSEEYIAALESIHKLNLKFLTKMDRNNCYFMMGHIHYLNRDFEVAHQFLLKSEKFFIQRGYSKDLVVLYDDLYAITNYNSYKEKSNLYQNAVGRKNIFA comes from the coding sequence TTGGAATATTATGTTGGTTATAAAATCAGAGCCTTAAGAAAGAAAAAACAAATGTCTCAGCAGGAATTGTGTGGCGACTTTATGAATCGAAGTATTTTAAGTCGAATTGAAAATAACAGAATGGAGCCTTCCTTACATCAAATTATCTATATTGCCAATAAGCTAGATACCCCCATTCACTATTTTTTTTATGACGTGGATTATACAGAGAATATTCCATCGGATGTCCAATCTGTCACTCATGAGCTTCAGAATCTTTTTGTCAAAGAAAGCTTCCATAAAATTATAGATTTTTTCAACGATAATCACGATGAGTTTAAAAAATTAAATGATTTTAATAAATATTATTATTTAGGAATGTCCTGTTATCATGATAGGATCAATAAAGAGTCCTTACGCCATTTAAGAAAATATGTTAATTTGTATATTCGGAATTCAGATGCTATTCAAAGTCAGTACATCATAAATTTTGGAAATGCCTTGAATACTTTATGTAAAATCATGATCGTCAATAACAATTACGAGAAGGGTCGTCATTATTTGTATATGGCCATAAAGTACCTAATCAAATACAATAGTTCCAATTCTTTTATATACTTCGTAGTTATTAACAATTTATCTTATATCTATAACCAGATCCTCCAGTACGAGAAAACAATTCTACTAATAGAAAATTTTTTAAGATTAAATACAAGTTTATCCTACAGATCTATTGTGCCGCAGCTCCATCTGTTGATCAATAAAGCTTATTCCAGCATAGGAAATTATGAAATGGCCTTACACCATATTAAGAAAAGCATTCTGCTCCTTTCTTATGAAGAAGATCAGTATGAACTGGGAAGATGCTATATCAATTATATCAACGACTTAAGATATTCTTTGCTATTTGAGGATGCCTTTAAGGTTGTTTCTGATTGCTTAAATCAGTATGCTAATGATAGTACCCTTTATGTTCGCTTTTTAGTACAGAAAGTAATATTACTATTTTATTCAGAAGAATATATTGCAGCATTAGAATCCATTCATAAGCTAAATCTTAAATTTCTCACAAAAATGGATCGAAATAATTGTTACTTTATGATGGGTCATATTCATTATTTGAATAGGGATTTCGAAGTAGCACACCAATTTCTCTTAAAATCCGAAAAATTTTTTATTCAAAGAGGCTATAGCAAAGATTTGGTTGTACTCTATGATGATTTATATGCCATCACAAATTATAATAGCTATAAAGAAAAAAGTAATCTGTATCAAAATGCTGTGGGTAGAAAGAATATTTTTGCTTAG
- a CDS encoding accessory gene regulator ArgB-like protein, whose product MSIEKKLIDNLGKELDLSEDKIEVITFGYRLFIYSIWGYLLIILVSYILGTLPITLTAAITASLFRIFSGGVHASSQKKCVVFGAVIFNLLGLIVNLFSNNISWELANWLVWITVGIALVSFILYAPADTPGKPITTKVQIKKLKSISMALLFIWFIFVHYVLKGETNINKLYLLASTAGLAWQSVSLWPITYKLPIHK is encoded by the coding sequence TTGTCAATCGAGAAAAAATTAATAGATAATCTAGGAAAAGAACTAGATTTGTCTGAAGACAAGATTGAGGTCATCACCTTTGGATATCGATTGTTCATATACAGTATTTGGGGCTATTTACTCATAATTCTAGTATCCTATATTCTAGGAACCTTACCGATTACCTTAACAGCAGCCATAACAGCTTCACTATTTAGAATTTTTTCTGGCGGTGTACATGCAAGCAGTCAGAAAAAATGTGTGGTTTTTGGGGCTGTAATTTTTAACCTATTAGGATTAATAGTTAATCTTTTTTCTAACAATATATCTTGGGAATTAGCCAATTGGTTGGTTTGGATTACGGTAGGAATTGCATTGGTAAGCTTTATATTATATGCTCCAGCAGATACCCCTGGAAAGCCAATTACAACGAAGGTGCAAATAAAGAAGCTAAAGAGCATTTCCATGGCTTTATTATTTATTTGGTTTATTTTTGTTCATTATGTTTTGAAAGGGGAAACAAACATAAACAAGCTGTACCTTTTAGCCAGTACAGCTGGGTTGGCATGGCAAAGTGTGAGTTTATGGCCAATTACTTATAAATTGCCCATACACAAATGA
- a CDS encoding cyclic lactone autoinducer peptide, with protein sequence MKRKLMGLIVTLLSFFALANVASASTLLHYQPEAPKSLRK encoded by the coding sequence ATGAAGAGAAAATTAATGGGATTAATCGTAACGCTTTTAAGCTTTTTTGCTTTAGCGAATGTGGCTTCTGCTAGTACATTGCTTCATTATCAGCCAGAGGCTCCAAAATCTTTAAGAAAATAG
- a CDS encoding sensor histidine kinase translates to MFQLNTSNKAEAIKMIFLVQVFVIMGVIIYVSASQLDVVDEKLHPVLGDTILMFLVILSGLVGIGSIFLFSELVKLIEKEQEYELKKLEVAQMEEANNLLRSQKHDFSNNLQVIWGMLSLGDIDKTKEYINHYTNMLKIDEEDLQDISNINNEYLYTLFINKAYKCKDMEIDIHYSIEPDLCFESYNPIDLIRIFGNLLDNAIYAVKGIEREDREILVDIYSDENNYCFSISNKGPKIPDEIRRDIFKAGFTTKGEDGSGMGLYNVIKLANKYMGNVVLENNDYLGTQFVVQMPKLDPAKSSFRLGKKLSKAT, encoded by the coding sequence ATGTTTCAGTTGAATACCAGCAATAAAGCTGAAGCTATTAAAATGATATTTTTAGTTCAGGTTTTTGTCATTATGGGGGTTATAATTTACGTTAGTGCTAGCCAACTTGATGTTGTAGATGAAAAACTTCACCCTGTTCTTGGAGATACAATATTAATGTTTCTTGTTATATTAAGCGGACTTGTTGGAATAGGTTCTATTTTTTTGTTCAGTGAGTTGGTAAAGCTAATTGAGAAAGAACAGGAATATGAGCTTAAAAAACTGGAAGTTGCTCAAATGGAAGAAGCCAATAATTTGCTAAGATCACAGAAACACGACTTTTCCAATAACCTACAGGTCATATGGGGGATGTTGAGCCTTGGCGATATAGATAAGACAAAGGAATACATCAATCATTATACCAATATGCTCAAGATCGATGAAGAGGATTTACAGGACATTTCCAATATAAACAATGAGTATTTGTATACATTGTTTATTAATAAGGCTTATAAGTGTAAGGACATGGAAATTGATATTCACTATAGCATCGAACCAGATCTATGCTTTGAAAGCTATAATCCAATTGATCTCATCCGAATTTTTGGGAATTTATTAGACAATGCAATCTATGCTGTGAAAGGAATCGAGCGAGAAGACAGAGAAATATTGGTGGATATTTATTCGGACGAGAATAATTATTGCTTCAGTATTTCCAATAAAGGACCTAAGATTCCCGATGAAATAAGACGGGATATATTTAAGGCTGGTTTTACTACGAAAGGTGAAGATGGCAGCGGCATGGGACTGTATAATGTCATTAAGCTGGCCAATAAATATATGGGAAATGTGGTTTTAGAAAACAATGATTATCTAGGGACTCAATTTGTTGTACAAATGCCAAAGTTAGATCCGGCAAAGAGTAGTTTTCGCTTGGGTAAAAAGTTGTCCAAAGCCACATAG
- the nifJ gene encoding pyruvate:ferredoxin (flavodoxin) oxidoreductase: protein MARRMETLDGNSAAAHIAYAFTDVAAIYPITPSSNMAEEVDAMSATGKKNIFGQSVQVTEMQSEAGAAGAVHGSLSAGALTTTFTASQGLLLMIPNMYKIAGELLPGVFHVSARAIAGHALSIFGDHSDVMAARQTGCALLASGSVQEVMDLSAVSHLTAIKGRVPFINFFDGFRTSHEIQKVEVIEYDELASLVDWEAVKAFRDRGLNPERPYQKGTAQNPDIFFQAKEAANRYYEAIPDLVNDYMKEITKLTGRHYAPFNYYGAEDAENIIIAMGSVTETAEEVIDYLNARGEKVGIIKVHLYRPFSEKYFFDVLPKTAKRISVLDRTKEPGALGEPLYQDIRTLFFDKENAPLIVGGRYGLGSKDTTPAQIKAVFTNLKAETPKNQFTLGIIDDVTNTSLPVEENVVTAPEGAIRCKFWGLGSDGTVGANKSAIKIIGDHTDMYAQAYFDYDSKKSGGITMSHLRFGKKPIKSTYLIDEADFIACHNQGYVYQYDLLKGLKKGGNFLLNCIWTPEELEEKLPAKLKRFIADNDINFYTINATKIASELGLGGRINMIMQSAFFKLANIIPVEEAMKYLKDSVDESYGLKGDKIVQMNYASIDRGVDALVKIDVPASWGSAVEEAAATVAKDEPDFIKNILRPMAAQDGNSLPVSAFVGREDGSFPVGTSQYEKRGIAVNVPEWYSDKCIQCNQCSFVCPHAAIRPFLLDEEEVKNAPEGFNTVKATGKEFDGLQYKIQVSPLDCTGCGNCVDICPAKEKAIAMMPLEPQVAAQRENWEYATTITDKSHLTNKFTFKGSQFAQPLFEFSGACAGCGETPYVKLVTQLFGDRMIVANATGCSSIYGGSAPSMPYCQNKEGKGPAWANSLFEDNAEYGYGMLLATKQMRRRLADLMTEALELDIAAELKDAFNAWLAGHDNAEASKKATYDMLPLLDAAKGNAVIDEIIEKKDFLVKKSQWIFGGDGWAYDIGFGGLDHVIASGEDVNILVMDTEVYSNTGGQASKASPTAAIAKFASAGKRTKKKDLGMIAMSYGYVYVAQVSVGADKNQLMKAMKEAEAYNGPSLIIAYSPCIAHGIKAGMGKTQEQGKKAVEAGYWHLYRFNPELKEQGQNPFTLDSKEPTASFREFLLSEVRYNALTMTFPEVAEELFEKSEKEARERYESYKRLAGK from the coding sequence ATGGCAAGAAGAATGGAAACCTTAGATGGTAACTCAGCTGCTGCTCATATTGCCTATGCATTTACCGATGTAGCTGCAATTTATCCTATTACGCCATCTTCAAATATGGCAGAAGAAGTAGATGCAATGAGTGCTACTGGTAAGAAGAATATCTTCGGACAGTCAGTTCAAGTAACTGAGATGCAATCTGAGGCAGGAGCTGCCGGAGCAGTTCACGGTTCACTTTCAGCAGGTGCTTTAACTACAACATTTACAGCGTCCCAAGGTCTTTTATTAATGATTCCTAACATGTACAAAATCGCAGGGGAGTTACTGCCTGGCGTATTCCACGTGAGTGCTCGTGCTATTGCAGGACATGCTCTTTCAATATTCGGAGATCATTCCGACGTAATGGCTGCAAGACAAACTGGATGTGCTTTACTTGCTTCTGGTAGTGTTCAAGAGGTTATGGACTTATCAGCTGTATCTCACTTAACAGCAATTAAAGGAAGAGTTCCATTCATTAACTTCTTTGACGGATTTAGAACATCTCATGAAATCCAAAAGGTTGAAGTGATTGAGTATGATGAACTTGCAAGTCTTGTAGATTGGGAAGCAGTAAAAGCTTTCAGAGATAGAGGATTAAATCCAGAGCGTCCATACCAAAAAGGTACAGCTCAAAACCCAGATATTTTCTTCCAGGCAAAAGAAGCTGCAAATAGATACTATGAAGCAATTCCTGATTTAGTAAATGACTACATGAAGGAAATCACAAAACTAACAGGCAGACATTACGCGCCATTTAATTACTATGGTGCAGAAGATGCAGAGAACATTATTATTGCAATGGGATCTGTAACAGAGACTGCTGAAGAGGTAATTGATTACTTAAATGCTAGAGGTGAAAAGGTTGGTATTATCAAAGTACATTTATATAGACCTTTCTCTGAGAAATATTTCTTCGATGTTCTTCCTAAAACAGCAAAGAGAATCTCTGTATTAGATAGAACAAAAGAGCCAGGTGCTTTAGGCGAGCCTCTATACCAAGATATTAGAACATTATTCTTCGACAAAGAAAATGCACCGCTAATCGTTGGTGGAAGATACGGTCTTGGATCTAAAGATACAACACCAGCACAAATTAAAGCTGTATTTACAAACCTTAAAGCAGAAACTCCTAAAAATCAATTTACACTCGGTATCATTGATGACGTTACAAACACATCTCTTCCAGTAGAAGAAAATGTTGTAACTGCTCCAGAAGGTGCCATCAGATGTAAGTTCTGGGGATTAGGTTCTGACGGTACAGTAGGTGCAAACAAGAGTGCAATCAAGATCATTGGAGACCATACAGATATGTATGCTCAAGCTTATTTCGACTATGACTCTAAGAAGTCTGGCGGAATCACAATGTCTCACTTACGTTTCGGTAAAAAGCCAATTAAGTCAACCTATTTAATTGATGAAGCAGATTTCATTGCCTGTCATAACCAAGGTTATGTATACCAATATGACCTATTAAAAGGACTTAAAAAAGGTGGAAACTTCCTATTAAACTGTATCTGGACACCGGAAGAGTTAGAGGAAAAATTACCAGCAAAACTTAAGAGATTTATCGCAGATAACGATATTAATTTCTATACAATCAACGCAACAAAGATCGCTTCTGAGCTTGGTTTAGGTGGAAGAATTAACATGATTATGCAATCTGCATTCTTCAAGTTAGCAAACATCATTCCAGTAGAGGAAGCAATGAAATACCTAAAGGATTCCGTAGATGAGTCTTACGGTCTAAAAGGAGATAAGATTGTTCAAATGAACTACGCTTCTATTGATCGTGGCGTAGACGCATTAGTTAAGATCGATGTACCAGCAAGCTGGGGCAGTGCAGTAGAAGAAGCAGCTGCTACAGTAGCAAAAGATGAACCAGATTTCATCAAAAACATTTTAAGACCAATGGCTGCACAAGATGGTAATAGCCTTCCTGTAAGTGCATTCGTAGGTAGAGAAGATGGATCCTTCCCAGTAGGAACTTCTCAATATGAAAAACGTGGAATCGCTGTAAATGTACCAGAGTGGTACAGTGACAAGTGTATCCAATGTAACCAATGTTCATTCGTATGTCCTCATGCTGCAATTCGTCCATTCTTATTAGATGAAGAAGAAGTGAAGAATGCACCAGAAGGATTCAATACAGTGAAAGCTACTGGTAAGGAATTTGACGGTTTACAATACAAAATCCAAGTGAGCCCATTAGATTGTACAGGTTGTGGAAACTGCGTTGACATCTGTCCAGCAAAAGAAAAAGCAATTGCAATGATGCCGCTTGAGCCACAAGTAGCAGCTCAAAGAGAAAATTGGGAGTATGCAACAACTATTACAGATAAATCTCACTTAACAAATAAATTTACATTCAAGGGTAGCCAATTTGCTCAACCTCTATTTGAATTCTCTGGAGCTTGTGCAGGTTGTGGAGAGACTCCTTACGTTAAATTAGTTACTCAATTATTTGGAGATAGAATGATCGTTGCCAACGCTACAGGTTGTTCTTCAATCTACGGTGGTAGTGCACCATCTATGCCATATTGCCAAAATAAAGAAGGCAAAGGTCCAGCTTGGGCGAACTCTTTATTTGAGGACAACGCTGAGTATGGATACGGTATGTTATTAGCAACAAAGCAAATGAGAAGAAGATTAGCAGACCTTATGACAGAAGCCCTAGAGCTAGACATTGCAGCTGAATTAAAAGATGCATTCAATGCTTGGTTAGCAGGACATGATAATGCTGAAGCTTCTAAGAAAGCAACTTACGATATGCTTCCGTTATTAGATGCAGCAAAAGGAAATGCTGTAATTGATGAAATCATTGAGAAGAAAGACTTCTTAGTGAAAAAATCACAATGGATCTTCGGTGGAGACGGTTGGGCTTATGACATCGGATTCGGTGGATTAGACCACGTAATCGCAAGTGGAGAAGATGTAAACATCCTTGTTATGGATACAGAGGTTTACTCAAATACAGGTGGTCAGGCTTCTAAAGCTTCCCCAACAGCAGCAATTGCTAAGTTTGCTTCTGCTGGTAAGAGAACTAAGAAGAAAGACCTTGGTATGATCGCTATGAGCTATGGATACGTATATGTAGCACAAGTATCTGTAGGTGCTGACAAAAACCAATTAATGAAAGCGATGAAGGAAGCAGAAGCATATAATGGACCATCTTTAATTATTGCTTACTCACCATGTATCGCTCACGGTATTAAAGCTGGAATGGGTAAAACTCAAGAGCAAGGTAAGAAAGCTGTAGAAGCAGGATACTGGCATTTATACAGATTCAACCCAGAGTTAAAAGAACAAGGACAAAATCCTTTCACTCTAGACTCTAAAGAGCCAACTGCATCCTTCAGAGAATTCTTACTAAGCGAGGTTCGTTACAACGCCTTAACAATGACATTCCCAGAAGTAGCAGAAGAGCTATTTGAGAAGTCAGAGAAGGAAGCAAGAGAGAGATACGAATCCTACAAGCGTCTAGCGGGAAAATAA
- the cls gene encoding cardiolipin synthase: MNLFQVFTTIYTIVNIIIAIDILLDNRDPSSTVAWIMVLFLVPGVGIFLYFYIGRNHRKQKTFIKKRREDYEILNHLLSNQLGFIDYGEMFKRNFDDTRGKIIPLLLNNTKAPITVNNKVKVLQNGESTFSEMIRAIENAKDHIHIEYFIIKDSHIGRMLQATLIKKAKEGVEVRLIYDAVGSFRLGKDFLNPLREAGVHLKVFLPVTLPFFGSRLNYRNHRKILVVDGTIGFVGGLNIGDEYLGKNKKMGFWRDTHLMLQGEAVYVLQGIFLADWYFVSNENIDNLRYFPSQGYCGEKIVQIASSGPDSHWASIHQAYFSAINTARDRVYITTPYLVPDEGILLALKTAALRGVDVRLLLPIKPDHRTVFLASKSHFEELLEAGVKIYQYGKGFVHGKVFIVDHNFVSIGTANLDIRSFKLNFEVNAFIYDKEVNRKTAKDFFEDLRVSKRVYLEEYVKRPVLHKIAESVARIFSPIL; this comes from the coding sequence ATGAATCTATTTCAGGTTTTTACTACAATTTACACCATTGTAAACATTATTATTGCCATAGACATACTGTTGGATAATCGGGATCCTTCAAGTACAGTGGCATGGATCATGGTTTTATTCCTCGTTCCCGGAGTTGGTATCTTTCTATATTTTTATATTGGTAGAAATCATCGAAAGCAGAAAACCTTCATTAAAAAGCGAAGAGAAGATTATGAGATTTTAAACCATCTGCTCAGCAATCAGCTAGGCTTTATAGATTATGGCGAAATGTTTAAAAGAAATTTTGATGATACTAGGGGTAAGATTATTCCTCTTCTGCTGAATAATACCAAGGCTCCCATTACTGTAAATAACAAGGTGAAAGTTTTACAGAATGGTGAATCCACTTTTTCAGAAATGATACGTGCCATAGAAAATGCAAAGGATCACATCCATATAGAATATTTTATTATAAAAGATAGTCATATTGGTAGAATGCTCCAAGCCACACTGATAAAGAAAGCAAAAGAAGGTGTAGAAGTACGGCTGATATACGATGCTGTAGGGAGTTTTAGATTAGGGAAGGACTTTTTGAATCCCTTAAGGGAAGCAGGCGTTCATTTGAAAGTATTTTTACCTGTAACCTTACCATTCTTTGGAAGTAGATTGAATTATAGAAACCATCGAAAGATTCTCGTCGTCGATGGGACGATAGGATTCGTAGGTGGACTGAACATAGGAGATGAATATTTAGGCAAGAACAAAAAAATGGGTTTTTGGCGAGATACACATTTAATGCTACAGGGAGAGGCTGTCTACGTACTTCAAGGCATATTTTTGGCAGATTGGTATTTTGTCTCTAACGAAAATATAGATAATCTCAGGTATTTTCCGAGTCAAGGATATTGTGGTGAAAAAATCGTGCAGATAGCTTCCAGTGGACCGGATTCCCATTGGGCTTCCATTCATCAGGCATATTTCTCTGCCATCAATACGGCAAGGGATCGGGTTTATATCACAACGCCGTATCTCGTACCAGATGAGGGAATTTTACTTGCATTAAAAACTGCTGCCCTAAGGGGCGTCGATGTGAGACTGTTATTGCCTATTAAGCCAGATCACCGAACTGTTTTTTTAGCATCAAAATCTCATTTCGAGGAACTTTTAGAGGCTGGTGTCAAGATTTACCAATATGGCAAAGGATTTGTTCATGGAAAGGTTTTTATTGTGGATCATAACTTCGTATCCATCGGTACAGCCAATTTAGATATCCGTAGCTTTAAATTAAACTTTGAAGTGAATGCATTTATCTATGATAAAGAGGTGAATAGAAAGACGGCAAAGGATTTCTTTGAGGATTTGAGAGTCAGTAAGAGGGTTTATTTAGAGGAATATGTGAAGAGACCTGTACTTCATAAAATTGCAGAATCCGTCGCTCGAATCTTTTCTCCTATATTGTAA